A stretch of Persephonella sp. DNA encodes these proteins:
- a CDS encoding class I SAM-dependent methyltransferase, translated as MAQEKIAERIFDSVVKSYDAFLSSVTFGLINKWQNILVDNTPVGKISVDLGTGTGEVIKKIKKFYPQTFTIGVDVSQNMLLKAKEKLKDTNTALVKASAYKMPFKNNSVDSILMSLVFRHLDAEKAIPEFSRVLKKGGYVSILDISKPHKIIFNSIFFFANKVFRPLGQRIFTKEEYDYFMESVLNSRKPEELETLFRKYSFKKEYITTKFGGMVVIAVFKKEN; from the coding sequence ATGGCTCAGGAAAAAATAGCTGAAAGGATATTTGACAGCGTCGTCAAGTCTTACGACGCTTTTTTGTCTTCTGTAACATTTGGACTTATAAATAAATGGCAGAATATACTTGTTGATAATACACCTGTCGGCAAAATTTCTGTTGATCTGGGGACAGGAACAGGAGAGGTTATAAAAAAAATTAAAAAATTCTATCCTCAAACCTTTACCATCGGAGTTGATGTATCCCAGAATATGCTTTTAAAGGCAAAAGAAAAACTCAAAGATACAAATACCGCCCTTGTAAAAGCCTCTGCATACAAAATGCCTTTTAAAAATAATAGTGTTGATTCTATTCTAATGTCCCTTGTTTTCAGACATCTTGATGCTGAAAAAGCAATTCCAGAATTTAGCAGAGTTTTAAAAAAAGGAGGTTATGTATCAATACTGGATATATCAAAGCCACACAAGATAATATTTAACTCAATATTCTTCTTCGCCAATAAAGTATTTAGACCTCTTGGACAAAGGATATTTACAAAAGAAGAATATGACTATTTTATGGAAAGTGTTTTGAATTCCAGAAAACCAGAGGAATTGGAAACACTTTTTAGAAAGTATTCATTTAAAAAAGAATATATAACAACAAAATTTGGTGGTATGGTAGTCATTGCTGTATTTAAAAAGGAAAACTGA
- a CDS encoding 3-dehydroquinate synthase II — MKEFIVDASDYDKTIITTAIESGADYIIVPEDKLKEAKKLGRVNFITIDKNGNLSDDFVLVVINDKKDEERAAQLAKSGKKVIVKTTDWTIIPLENLIAQSENIYAVVKNADEAGIAVGILEKGVKGVVLETKDLNEIKKVANVIKETTEKIELVKAKVTAIIPVGMGDRVAVDTTSLFKRGEGMLVGNSSAGMIFVHAETEESPYVASRPFRVNAGAVHMYTRVPGGKTVYLCELEAGKEVMAYDIEGNGRAVVVGRAKIERRPMLLVEAEYQGKKLSAVLQNAETIRLVKGDGSLVSVVDLKEGDEILGYVEEAGRHFGMKVEETILEK, encoded by the coding sequence ATGAAAGAGTTCATAGTAGATGCTTCAGATTACGACAAAACAATAATCACAACAGCAATTGAAAGTGGTGCTGATTATATCATTGTTCCGGAAGACAAATTAAAAGAAGCCAAGAAGCTGGGAAGGGTTAATTTTATAACAATTGATAAAAATGGGAATTTGTCAGACGATTTTGTTCTTGTGGTTATAAATGATAAAAAAGATGAAGAAAGGGCTGCCCAGCTGGCCAAATCAGGGAAAAAAGTCATAGTGAAAACAACAGACTGGACGATTATCCCTCTGGAGAACCTGATAGCCCAGTCAGAAAATATCTACGCAGTGGTAAAAAATGCAGATGAGGCAGGTATTGCCGTTGGAATACTGGAAAAAGGAGTTAAAGGCGTTGTCCTCGAAACAAAAGACTTGAATGAGATTAAAAAAGTTGCCAATGTAATAAAAGAAACTACCGAAAAAATAGAACTGGTAAAAGCCAAAGTTACAGCAATTATTCCAGTTGGAATGGGGGATAGGGTTGCAGTTGATACCACCTCCCTGTTTAAAAGAGGGGAAGGTATGCTTGTCGGTAATTCTTCTGCAGGTATGATTTTTGTCCATGCAGAAACAGAAGAAAGTCCTTATGTTGCATCAAGACCTTTTAGGGTTAATGCCGGTGCAGTGCATATGTATACCAGAGTTCCCGGTGGAAAAACTGTCTATCTATGTGAACTGGAAGCAGGAAAAGAAGTTATGGCTTATGATATAGAAGGAAATGGAAGGGCTGTTGTTGTTGGAAGGGCAAAAATAGAAAGAAGACCTATGCTTCTTGTGGAAGCAGAGTATCAGGGTAAAAAACTGAGTGCTGTCCTGCAAAATGCTGAAACAATCAGACTGGTTAAAGGGGATGGTTCATTAGTATCCGTTGTTGACCTTAAGGAAGGAGATGAAATTTTAGGATATGTAGAAGAAGCAGGCAGACACTTTGGTATGAAAGTAGAAGAAACAATTTTAGAAAAATAA
- a CDS encoding MlaD family protein encodes MNTAFRVGLFVLIISAIAGYLIITFSGKEFGVSTKEYVIYFDAVEGLSQGADVQVKGVKVGRVEKIEFDKGKIKVTIGIRKSIPIYKNAKAYVRTLGLMGDKYIYIDPGTPDAGELAEGGEITNAQVYASTEEAFASVQDIAKKIGKLVDNLNDALGNGNLKEMVENIKILAKHADEMVVENRKGVKQAIDNIVAITDSLRKELPPLIQKIDRIATNLESITGENREDIRELIKNLKETSVALKEKTPKVLDEIGAAAETIKGTVGENREDIKVAIKKIKEASEKLDRILAKIDEGKGTLGKLVNDDSLYENANSGIKEFAKPFAVVNKSQLDIMLYAEKHTGNEDSKAGIAGKFAPSSNSYIYAGLLTNSNGTVTKRKEYTDNSGTREEVERNYGILFDVQYAHRLIDIWKSSLWIRGGLKDSTGAAGADLYLNRNLVVKADLYNFDRKYLKNNKDIDNPQLDIYFQYKMPSYPIFVRLGGSDLLNSDVMGIYIGGGFMFRDNDIKYLLGSMPKP; translated from the coding sequence ATGAACACAGCCTTTAGGGTGGGGCTTTTTGTTTTAATTATTTCTGCTATAGCAGGTTATTTAATAATAACATTCAGTGGTAAAGAGTTCGGAGTGTCAACCAAGGAATATGTGATTTATTTTGATGCTGTTGAAGGATTATCTCAGGGAGCTGATGTTCAGGTAAAAGGTGTTAAAGTCGGTAGGGTAGAAAAGATAGAGTTTGATAAAGGAAAGATAAAGGTAACAATCGGTATCAGGAAAAGCATCCCCATTTATAAAAACGCTAAAGCCTATGTCCGAACACTTGGATTGATGGGAGATAAGTATATATACATAGACCCTGGGACTCCAGATGCCGGAGAGTTGGCGGAAGGAGGAGAGATTACAAACGCGCAGGTTTATGCATCTACAGAAGAGGCTTTTGCATCTGTCCAGGATATAGCCAAAAAAATAGGGAAACTAGTGGATAATCTGAATGATGCCCTTGGAAATGGAAATCTTAAAGAAATGGTTGAAAATATTAAAATCCTTGCTAAACATGCTGACGAAATGGTGGTTGAAAATAGAAAAGGGGTTAAACAGGCAATAGACAATATAGTTGCCATTACCGATAGTCTTAGGAAAGAACTTCCACCACTTATTCAAAAAATAGACAGAATAGCAACAAATCTGGAATCTATAACAGGAGAAAACAGAGAAGATATCAGAGAGCTGATTAAAAATCTAAAAGAAACTTCAGTTGCTCTAAAAGAGAAAACACCAAAAGTTCTTGATGAAATTGGAGCGGCAGCAGAAACAATAAAAGGCACTGTTGGAGAAAACAGGGAGGATATAAAAGTCGCAATTAAAAAGATAAAAGAAGCCTCTGAAAAATTAGACAGAATTCTGGCAAAAATAGACGAAGGAAAAGGAACATTGGGAAAACTGGTTAATGATGATAGTCTTTATGAAAATGCAAACTCCGGAATTAAGGAGTTTGCAAAACCATTTGCAGTTGTAAACAAATCTCAGCTTGATATTATGCTTTATGCGGAAAAGCACACAGGAAACGAGGATTCAAAAGCCGGAATAGCAGGAAAGTTTGCCCCAAGTAGTAATAGCTATATATACGCAGGGCTTCTTACCAATAGCAATGGAACAGTCACAAAAAGGAAAGAATATACAGACAATTCAGGAACAAGAGAAGAAGTTGAAAGGAATTATGGAATTCTGTTTGATGTCCAGTATGCCCACAGGCTTATTGATATATGGAAATCAAGCTTATGGATAAGAGGAGGTCTTAAAGACTCAACAGGTGCAGCAGGTGCAGACCTTTATTTAAATAGAAATCTGGTTGTAAAAGCAGACCTTTATAACTTTGACAGGAAATATCTAAAAAATAACAAGGATATTGATAATCCGCAACTGGATATTTATTTTCAATATAAGATGCCCAGTTATCCAATATTCGTTAGACTTGGAGGTTCTGACCTCCTGAATAGTGATGTAATGGGTATTTATATTGGTGGTGGATTTATGTTCAGAGATAATGATATAAAATATTTACTGGGAAGTATGCCAAAACCTTAA
- a CDS encoding Crp/Fnr family transcriptional regulator — protein MDKENFLKNVPLLEGIPEEDLAEISKYFHLKEYKKNEYIFFEGDEEPGIYIVIEGIVKLIKETADGKTVILRLVTPKEVFGWLVVGESRPESTYTAQALVDTKVLYISNKDFLKLLNLYPALAIKITCDASKMLLEAYDRLKSLAAEKVEGRIANLLLELSKKIGKEVDGKIVIEAPITRQDIAEMTGTTVETAIRIMSKWKKEGIVNTERGKIEILDPDYLEDLIA, from the coding sequence ATGGATAAAGAAAATTTTCTGAAAAATGTGCCACTGTTAGAAGGTATACCGGAAGAGGACTTAGCAGAGATATCAAAATATTTCCATTTAAAAGAGTATAAAAAGAATGAATATATATTTTTTGAAGGGGATGAAGAACCGGGGATATACATTGTTATTGAAGGAATTGTAAAGCTAATAAAAGAAACAGCTGACGGAAAGACAGTTATTCTCAGGCTTGTTACACCTAAAGAGGTATTTGGCTGGCTTGTAGTTGGGGAGAGTAGACCAGAAAGCACATATACAGCTCAAGCGCTTGTAGATACAAAAGTTTTATATATATCAAACAAAGATTTTCTGAAACTTTTAAATCTTTATCCTGCCCTCGCAATTAAGATTACATGTGATGCAAGTAAAATGCTACTTGAAGCCTATGATAGGCTTAAAAGTCTTGCAGCAGAAAAGGTTGAAGGAAGAATTGCTAATCTGCTTTTAGAACTTTCCAAAAAAATAGGAAAAGAGGTTGATGGAAAAATAGTTATAGAAGCTCCTATAACCAGACAGGATATTGCAGAGATGACCGGAACTACAGTTGAAACAGCCATAAGAATAATGAGTAAATGGAAAAAAGAAGGAATAGTTAACACAGAAAGGGGAAAAATAGAGATACTAGACCCTGACTATCTGGAAGATTTGATTGCCTGA
- a CDS encoding TolC family protein has product MRRLGILLALISVVITGYAKELTLKEAIDIALQRNYELKASQRQLKSKELEYLATKGLRWPTITFSEMFMRTNIPGWAMMNELNQHRLTMMSSSKYVDMTSMNTMFGMPMFQPPHYPEWNNWQTKIQFQLPIWAGGKIGTGIQMREKEFQASKFDLERTKQKVIYDVTKAYYGALLAKEAIKLAKQAYKSMEKHYKTAETMYNNGLAIYADVLRAKVYLSKVKSKITEAENQYMVAKRGLLLAMGIDNEDPGQIDVVGQLELKEQPKDLQFWEKVAISSRPDLIALRTRVENAKRYAAFQKGDMLPTIGAFGYYQMDDRYSPFGTDGTGFTLGIALNWKIFDGFQAYNRYRAAKETYRKYANLKKGFEEYIKFSVYKAYKDYMTALDRLKAAEDNVKYAEEVLKITEKRYKNQLASMIDLLDTQTMYDKIKFEKAKATYDANISLLELKYQAGQLKKENNGGDK; this is encoded by the coding sequence ATGAGGAGACTCGGTATATTACTTGCTCTCATTTCGGTTGTCATCACCGGATATGCAAAGGAATTAACCCTAAAAGAAGCAATAGATATTGCTCTTCAAAGAAACTATGAACTTAAAGCATCCCAGCGCCAGTTGAAAAGCAAAGAGCTTGAATATCTGGCAACAAAAGGTTTAAGATGGCCAACAATCACATTCAGTGAAATGTTTATGAGAACTAATATTCCTGGCTGGGCGATGATGAATGAGCTCAACCAGCACAGACTAACAATGATGAGTTCTTCAAAATATGTAGATATGACTTCAATGAATACTATGTTCGGTATGCCTATGTTTCAACCTCCGCATTATCCGGAATGGAACAACTGGCAAACAAAAATCCAGTTTCAACTTCCTATATGGGCAGGTGGAAAGATAGGAACCGGTATTCAGATGAGAGAAAAAGAGTTTCAGGCATCAAAATTTGATTTAGAAAGAACAAAACAGAAAGTTATTTATGATGTCACTAAAGCATATTACGGTGCTTTACTTGCAAAGGAAGCTATAAAATTAGCAAAGCAAGCTTACAAAAGCATGGAAAAGCATTATAAAACTGCTGAAACAATGTATAACAACGGTCTTGCAATATATGCAGATGTTCTCAGGGCTAAAGTTTATCTTTCAAAGGTAAAAAGCAAAATAACAGAAGCAGAAAATCAATATATGGTAGCTAAAAGAGGATTGTTACTTGCAATGGGAATAGATAACGAAGACCCGGGACAGATTGACGTGGTAGGTCAGCTTGAATTAAAAGAGCAACCAAAAGACCTTCAGTTCTGGGAAAAGGTTGCTATTTCTTCAAGACCAGACCTTATAGCCCTTAGAACAAGAGTTGAAAATGCAAAAAGATATGCAGCATTCCAAAAGGGAGATATGCTCCCAACAATTGGAGCATTTGGATATTATCAAATGGATGATAGATATTCTCCGTTTGGCACAGATGGAACAGGATTTACCCTTGGAATAGCTCTTAACTGGAAGATTTTTGATGGTTTTCAGGCATATAACAGATACAGAGCTGCAAAGGAAACTTACAGAAAGTATGCAAACCTGAAAAAAGGTTTTGAGGAGTATATAAAATTCAGTGTGTATAAAGCATACAAAGATTATATGACAGCATTGGATAGACTTAAAGCTGCAGAAGATAATGTCAAATATGCAGAAGAGGTTCTTAAAATTACAGAAAAAAGATATAAAAATCAGCTTGCATCAATGATAGACCTGCTTGATACCCAAACAATGTATGACAAGATAAAATTTGAAAAGGCAAAGGCTACTTATGATGCGAATATATCCCTTCTGGAACTTAAATATCAGGCAGGCCAGTTAAAAAAAGAAAATAACGGAGGAGATAAATAA
- a CDS encoding efflux RND transporter periplasmic adaptor subunit translates to MKSVVKFVVFFVIPITIFILWLGGFLTPRVEPGYAEEEAKKVVQVPTMVVQPQEVGQVYQVDGSVISNNTAKVATKLMAKILKINVKEGDFVKKGQLLAVLDDSEINQNIKEAYAGLEELSKAREEAKAGLKAAQAGYEFAKRTYERFKNLYKENAVSKQQFEEIETKMIGAKAQVDAIKAKLKQLDAKEKQVRAKLKYAQIMKGYAYVKAPFDGVIIKKMNDVGDMAAPGMPIFIIGDKNLKFMSMIDESLINKVNIGDEITVSVETIGKTYKAKVVEKSNSVDPMNRTFTIKAELPHDPDLKPGMYGKVKIPVSKEEKILIPKTAVFHWGQLDAVYKVDKDGIAHIAFVKLGEEIDGKVEVISGLKPGDVIVASEVDKACEGCKVR, encoded by the coding sequence ATGAAAAGCGTAGTCAAATTTGTGGTGTTTTTCGTTATACCTATTACTATTTTCATCCTCTGGCTTGGGGGCTTCCTTACACCAAGAGTTGAGCCTGGATATGCAGAAGAAGAAGCTAAAAAGGTGGTTCAGGTTCCAACAATGGTTGTCCAGCCACAGGAAGTTGGACAGGTATATCAGGTTGATGGTTCGGTGATATCCAATAACACAGCAAAAGTTGCAACAAAACTGATGGCAAAAATCCTCAAAATAAATGTTAAAGAAGGAGATTTTGTTAAGAAAGGACAATTATTAGCAGTTTTAGATGATAGTGAGATTAATCAAAATATAAAAGAAGCCTATGCAGGACTTGAAGAGCTTTCTAAAGCAAGGGAAGAAGCAAAAGCAGGTCTAAAGGCTGCACAGGCTGGATACGAGTTTGCAAAAAGAACCTATGAAAGATTTAAAAATCTGTATAAAGAAAATGCAGTTTCAAAACAACAATTTGAAGAGATTGAAACAAAAATGATAGGTGCAAAGGCACAGGTTGATGCCATTAAAGCAAAGCTAAAACAACTTGATGCAAAGGAAAAACAGGTAAGGGCAAAACTTAAATATGCACAAATTATGAAAGGTTATGCTTATGTTAAAGCACCATTTGATGGTGTGATTATCAAAAAGATGAATGATGTTGGAGATATGGCAGCTCCCGGAATGCCAATATTTATCATTGGAGATAAAAATCTAAAATTCATGTCTATGATAGATGAAAGCCTTATAAACAAAGTAAATATTGGAGATGAGATCACAGTTTCAGTGGAAACTATAGGAAAAACTTATAAAGCAAAAGTTGTGGAAAAAAGCAATAGTGTTGACCCTATGAACAGGACATTCACTATAAAAGCAGAACTTCCCCATGACCCAGATTTAAAGCCCGGAATGTATGGAAAGGTAAAAATACCTGTTTCAAAAGAAGAAAAAATTCTTATACCAAAAACAGCAGTATTCCATTGGGGACAGCTTGATGCCGTTTACAAAGTAGATAAAGATGGCATTGCACATATAGCTTTCGTAAAGCTTGGAGAAGAAATAGATGGAAAAGTGGAAGTTATTTCTGGATTAAAACCCGGTGATGTTATTGTTGCAAGTGAAGTTGATAAAGCTTGTGAAGGTTGCAAAGTTCGTTAA